In Cinclus cinclus chromosome 13, bCinCin1.1, whole genome shotgun sequence, a genomic segment contains:
- the AFG2B gene encoding ATPase family gene 2 protein homolog B isoform X1 → MEAAVLKMLPLDPGDEGTQRCRLGPGALSFLGARIGAPLRISVPGGCCVCTAWPRHDLADGYLQADLTCSTAGLAARDLRGLSVSLGRLQLLPYGQLRTATVKVVLKSAALKKSTPRALLQETITELLRNVYVSPRYVITVAPSPENPVAYIEILSASPLNEGAGLIIPQTSIKIKEVVPLEWYRHVLEDTAKTSIAALDDVGKSLKEMIDLPFRFPKTFKKLGLSVPNGVLLIGPPGVGKTLMVKAVAKELGAYLFIISGPALHGSRPGEGEENLRRVFEKGREMSNEGPTILFFDEIDSLCPKRGSSNNAPEDRIVAQLLTLLDGVGSEGKMVIVAATNRPDALDPALRRPGRFDREVIIGTPTVTRRRSILQLLTSHMPISAEVDLAKLAEMTTGYVGADLTALCREAAMQAMSHSSLDSTETETMINMADFQEAFKKIQPSSFRSAVGLTECKPVTWEQIGGLEDVKLKLKQCIEWPVKFPEAFARMGLSHPKGILLYGPSGCAKTTLVKAVATSCHCSFLSVSGADLFSPYVGDSEKILSQVFRQARANTPAIIFLDEIDSVLGSRAHCRTGHGVSERILSVLLNELDGVGLKVTERRGGKLQLEAQCQEQSDKERKLEFQETLNKDFIVVAATNRPDMLDDALLRPGRLDKMIYIPPPDLKGRLSILKICTKKIPLDTDVSLQDVAVLTDLFSGADIENLCKEAALLALQENGLEATAVKQEHFVKSLKTVKPSLSIKDLEFYEKFSNQELASRI, encoded by the exons ATGGAGGCGGCGGTCTTAAAGATGCTCCCCCTGGACCCGGGAGATGAGGGCACCCAGCGGTGCCGGCTGGGGCCTGGCGCGCTGTCCTTCCTGGGAGCCAGGATCGGCGCCCCGCTGAGGATCTCCGTGCCCGGCGGCTGCTGTGTGTGCACGGCGTGGCCCCGGCACGACCTGGCGGACGGGTACCTGCAGGCCgacctcacctgcagcaccgcggggctggcggcgcGGGACCTGCGCGGCCTCTCGGTCAGCCTGGGccggctgcagctgctgccgtaCGGACAATTGCGAACAGCCACTGTGAAAGTGGTCCTCAAGAGCGCCGCGCTGAAAAAGTCGACTCCCAGAGCGCTGTTGCAGGAAACCATCACGGAACTACTAAGAAATGTGTATGTTTCGCCTCGTTATGTTATCACTGTTGCCCCAAGTCCCGAAAATCCCGTGGCGTATATTGAAATACTATCTGCATCTCCTTTGAATGAGGGAGCTGGATTGATAATTCCCCAAACAAGCATAAAAATTAAGGAGGTGGTCCCTTTAGAATGGTACAGACATGTATTGGAAGACACTGCAAAAACTTCAATTGCAGCACTGGATGATGTGGGGAAGTCTCTGAAAGAAATGATCGATCTTCCTTTCCGCTTTCCGAAAACTTTCAAGAAGCTGGGCCTTTCTGTCCCTAATGGAGTGCTATTAATTGGGCCCCCAGGTGTAGGGAAAACTCTAATGGTAAAGGCAGTAGCAAAAGAGCTGGGTGCGTATCTGTTTATCATCAGTGGCCCAGCCCTCCATGGTTCAAGACCAGGAGAGGGTGAAGAGAATTTGCGAAGAGTCTTTGAAAAGGGCAGAGAGATGTCAAACGAGGGCCCGACCATTCTCTTCTTTGATGAGATTGATTCTTTATGCCCAAAGCGAGGAAGTTCAAACAATGCTCCTGAAGATCGTATTGTTGCTCAGTTGCTGACACTGCTGGATGGTGTAGGGAGTGAGGGGAAGATGGTCATTGTGGCAGCAACCAACAGGCCAGATGCCTTAGACCCTGCACTGAGAAGACCTGGCAGATTTGACAGAGAG GTTATTATTGGGACCCCAACAGTTACACGGAGAAGATCCATCCTGCAGTTACTTACATCTCATATGCCCATTTCTGCAGAGGTTGATTTGGCTAAGCTGGCAGAAATGACAACTGGGTATGTTGGAGCTGACCTTACAGCACTCTGCAGAGAAGCTGCTATGCAGGCTATGTCCCACAGCTCTTTG gattcaACTGAAACTGAAACCATGATTAACATGGCAGATTTCcaagaagcttttaaaaaaattcaaccaTCATCTTTTCGCAGTGCAGTTGGACTAACAGAGTGTAAACCTGTGACTTGGGAGCAAATTGGTGGTCTTGAAGATGTAAAATTAAAGTTAAAACAG TGTATTGAGTGGCCTGTGAAATTTCCTGAGGCATTTGCCAGGATGGGCCTGTCTCATCCCAAGGGTATTCTTCTCTATGGGCCATCTGGGTGTGCCAAAACCACGCTGGTGAAGGCTGTGGCCACAAGCTGTCACtgttcctttctctctgtcagtGGTGCTGACCTGTTCTCGCCTTACGTTGGAGATTCAGAGAAAATTCTGTCTCAG GTTTTTCGCCAAGCAAGAGCAAATACTCCAGCAATAATATTTCTAGATGAGATTGATTCTGTCTTGGGATCTCGGGCACACTGCAGAACTGGCCATGGTGTCTCCGAGAGGATTCTCTCTGTTCTTCTCAATGAACTGGATGGAGTTGGGCTGAAAGTTACAGAAAGAAGAGGAGGCAAGCTACAGCTTGAGGCTCAGTGCCAAGAACAAAGTGACAAGGAAAGAAAG CTAGAGTTTCAGGAAACTTTGAACAAAGATTTCATTGTAGTTGCTGCAACAAATAGACCAGATATGTTGGATGATGCCTTACTCCGTCCTGGAAGGCTGGACAAGATGATCTATATTCCACCTCCAGATCTGAAG GGAAGACTCTCCATTCTGAAAATCTGcaccaaaaaaattccattagaTACTGATGTGTCATTACAAGATGTGGCAGTCCTAACAGACCTCTTCTCTGGAGCTGATATTGAAAATCTGTGCAAGGAG gctgCTTTGTTGGCATTGCAAGAGAATGGACTTGAAGCAACTGCTGTAAAACAGGAACATTTTGTGAAATCGTTGAAGACTGTGAAACCATCTTTAAGCATAAAAGACTTGGAATTTTATGAAAAATTCTCTAATCAAGAATTAGCCTCTCGAATCTAG
- the AFG2B gene encoding ATPase family gene 2 protein homolog B isoform X2 produces MEAAVLKMLPLDPGDEGTQRCRLGPGALSFLGARIGAPLRISVPGGCCVCTAWPRHDLADGYLQADLTCSTAGLAARDLRGLSVSLGRLQLLPYGQLRTATVKVVLKSAALKKSTPRALLQETITELLRNVYVSPRYVITVAPSPENPVAYIEILSASPLNEGAGLIIPQTSIKIKEVVPLEWYRHVLEDTAKTSIAALDDVGKSLKEMIDLPFRFPKTFKKLGLSVPNGVLLIGPPGVGKTLMVKAVAKELGAYLFIISGPALHGSRPGEGEENLRRVFEKGREMSNEGPTILFFDEIDSLCPKRGSSNNAPEDRIVAQLLTLLDGVGSEGKMVIVAATNRPDALDPALRRPGRFDREVIIGTPTVTRRRSILQLLTSHMPISAEVDLAKLAEMTTGYVGADLTALCREAAMQAMSHSSLDSTETETMINMADFQEAFKKIQPSSFRSAVGLTECKPVTWEQIGGLEDVKLKLKQCIEWPVKFPEAFARMGLSHPKGILLYGPSGCAKTTLVKAVATSCHCSFLSVSGADLFSPYVGDSEKILSQVFRQARANTPAIIFLDEIDSVLGSRAHCRTGHGVSERILSVLLNELDGVGLKVTERRGGKLQLEAQCQEQKFQETLNKDFIVVAATNRPDMLDDALLRPGRLDKMIYIPPPDLKGRLSILKICTKKIPLDTDVSLQDVAVLTDLFSGADIENLCKEAALLALQENGLEATAVKQEHFVKSLKTVKPSLSIKDLEFYEKFSNQELASRI; encoded by the exons ATGGAGGCGGCGGTCTTAAAGATGCTCCCCCTGGACCCGGGAGATGAGGGCACCCAGCGGTGCCGGCTGGGGCCTGGCGCGCTGTCCTTCCTGGGAGCCAGGATCGGCGCCCCGCTGAGGATCTCCGTGCCCGGCGGCTGCTGTGTGTGCACGGCGTGGCCCCGGCACGACCTGGCGGACGGGTACCTGCAGGCCgacctcacctgcagcaccgcggggctggcggcgcGGGACCTGCGCGGCCTCTCGGTCAGCCTGGGccggctgcagctgctgccgtaCGGACAATTGCGAACAGCCACTGTGAAAGTGGTCCTCAAGAGCGCCGCGCTGAAAAAGTCGACTCCCAGAGCGCTGTTGCAGGAAACCATCACGGAACTACTAAGAAATGTGTATGTTTCGCCTCGTTATGTTATCACTGTTGCCCCAAGTCCCGAAAATCCCGTGGCGTATATTGAAATACTATCTGCATCTCCTTTGAATGAGGGAGCTGGATTGATAATTCCCCAAACAAGCATAAAAATTAAGGAGGTGGTCCCTTTAGAATGGTACAGACATGTATTGGAAGACACTGCAAAAACTTCAATTGCAGCACTGGATGATGTGGGGAAGTCTCTGAAAGAAATGATCGATCTTCCTTTCCGCTTTCCGAAAACTTTCAAGAAGCTGGGCCTTTCTGTCCCTAATGGAGTGCTATTAATTGGGCCCCCAGGTGTAGGGAAAACTCTAATGGTAAAGGCAGTAGCAAAAGAGCTGGGTGCGTATCTGTTTATCATCAGTGGCCCAGCCCTCCATGGTTCAAGACCAGGAGAGGGTGAAGAGAATTTGCGAAGAGTCTTTGAAAAGGGCAGAGAGATGTCAAACGAGGGCCCGACCATTCTCTTCTTTGATGAGATTGATTCTTTATGCCCAAAGCGAGGAAGTTCAAACAATGCTCCTGAAGATCGTATTGTTGCTCAGTTGCTGACACTGCTGGATGGTGTAGGGAGTGAGGGGAAGATGGTCATTGTGGCAGCAACCAACAGGCCAGATGCCTTAGACCCTGCACTGAGAAGACCTGGCAGATTTGACAGAGAG GTTATTATTGGGACCCCAACAGTTACACGGAGAAGATCCATCCTGCAGTTACTTACATCTCATATGCCCATTTCTGCAGAGGTTGATTTGGCTAAGCTGGCAGAAATGACAACTGGGTATGTTGGAGCTGACCTTACAGCACTCTGCAGAGAAGCTGCTATGCAGGCTATGTCCCACAGCTCTTTG gattcaACTGAAACTGAAACCATGATTAACATGGCAGATTTCcaagaagcttttaaaaaaattcaaccaTCATCTTTTCGCAGTGCAGTTGGACTAACAGAGTGTAAACCTGTGACTTGGGAGCAAATTGGTGGTCTTGAAGATGTAAAATTAAAGTTAAAACAG TGTATTGAGTGGCCTGTGAAATTTCCTGAGGCATTTGCCAGGATGGGCCTGTCTCATCCCAAGGGTATTCTTCTCTATGGGCCATCTGGGTGTGCCAAAACCACGCTGGTGAAGGCTGTGGCCACAAGCTGTCACtgttcctttctctctgtcagtGGTGCTGACCTGTTCTCGCCTTACGTTGGAGATTCAGAGAAAATTCTGTCTCAG GTTTTTCGCCAAGCAAGAGCAAATACTCCAGCAATAATATTTCTAGATGAGATTGATTCTGTCTTGGGATCTCGGGCACACTGCAGAACTGGCCATGGTGTCTCCGAGAGGATTCTCTCTGTTCTTCTCAATGAACTGGATGGAGTTGGGCTGAAAGTTACAGAAAGAAGAGGAGGCAAGCTACAGCTTGAGGCTCAGTGCCAAGAACAAA AGTTTCAGGAAACTTTGAACAAAGATTTCATTGTAGTTGCTGCAACAAATAGACCAGATATGTTGGATGATGCCTTACTCCGTCCTGGAAGGCTGGACAAGATGATCTATATTCCACCTCCAGATCTGAAG GGAAGACTCTCCATTCTGAAAATCTGcaccaaaaaaattccattagaTACTGATGTGTCATTACAAGATGTGGCAGTCCTAACAGACCTCTTCTCTGGAGCTGATATTGAAAATCTGTGCAAGGAG gctgCTTTGTTGGCATTGCAAGAGAATGGACTTGAAGCAACTGCTGTAAAACAGGAACATTTTGTGAAATCGTTGAAGACTGTGAAACCATCTTTAAGCATAAAAGACTTGGAATTTTATGAAAAATTCTCTAATCAAGAATTAGCCTCTCGAATCTAG
- the C13H15orf48 gene encoding normal mucosa of esophagus-specific gene 1 protein: MSRGIWHTLKTKRELIPLAGILSLAAAGAFSFCLYSIFHKSDVIIHKIGSSEPWENIDPAKPQKLVTINQKWEPIEELEKVKKLTK, encoded by the exons atgagcaggggtATCTGGCACACGCTTAAAACGAAAAGAGAA CTCATTCCCCTTGCCGGAATATTGTccttggcagcagctggggccttctctttttgtctttattcCATATTCCACAAATCTGATGTGAT CATTCACAAGATTGGTAGTTCAGAACCATGGGAAAATATTGATCCTGCCAAGCCTCAGAAG CTGGTAACAATCAATCAGAAGTGGGAACCTATAGAAGAGCTGGAAAAGGTCAAAAAGCTCACAAAGTGA